CCCAAATAATTCAGCGGCTTTCTGAAAATCAGATAGGGCACTTTGGGTTTCCCCCATTTGTAATTTAATCGTGCCACGATTACCGTAGGCTTCTGCCATTGAAGGGGTTATGGCAATAGCACGATCAAAATCTATAAGGGCATTATCAGCATGACCAATCGAGAAAAAGGCTACTCCTCGGTTGTAATACACTTCCGCATTGTTAGGTGTCAACTGAAGTGCCAGATCATACGCTTCTATTGCCCCTGGATAATCTCCACT
This sequence is a window from Acaryochloris sp. CCMEE 5410. Protein-coding genes within it:
- a CDS encoding tetratricopeptide repeat protein; this translates as MFRHLIPNSLLTPILVSTLALISFQPTFARPNNLSQIHSSSIGFSEEGQSQKYLMDGIQKALSGDYPGAIEAYDLALQLTPNNAEVYYNRGVAFFSIGHADNALIDFDRAIAITPSMAEAYGNRGTIKLQMGETQSALSDFQKAAELFGEQQDHTSVEIMRGLIQEHTMQSQ